From the Candidatus Zixiibacteriota bacterium genome, one window contains:
- the mutM gene encoding bifunctional DNA-formamidopyrimidine glycosylase/DNA-(apurinic or apyrimidinic site) lyase has product MPELPEVETVVRGLRETILDKTITRVHVQAPPASIVVSRTLAPKTFASLLAGRKIQSITRRGKNILMHLSGELTLWVHLKMTGHFFYLPHTHPVHKHDLVLIDFKSTKGGDNGCHLRFNDYRRFGRLRLFPSDELDQQPGLAKLGPEPSEITSDDFVKLCKRRPRMFKPALLDQTFIAGLGNIYADESLYHARIHPRRMTNSPSPKKLIELHGHIQRLLAKAIRLMGSSVDSYVGVNGSSGSFQKYLRAYNNEGRPCGRCGGRIVREKIGSRSAHYCPRCQRL; this is encoded by the coding sequence ATGCCGGAACTGCCGGAAGTAGAAACTGTCGTCCGAGGATTGCGCGAAACGATCCTGGACAAGACAATCACACGAGTGCATGTTCAGGCACCGCCCGCGTCAATCGTCGTGAGCCGCACGCTGGCCCCGAAGACTTTCGCATCGTTGCTCGCCGGACGAAAAATCCAGAGCATTACACGGCGCGGTAAGAACATTCTGATGCATCTTTCAGGCGAACTCACGCTGTGGGTGCATCTCAAAATGACCGGCCATTTTTTCTATCTGCCGCACACCCATCCGGTACACAAACATGACTTGGTGCTGATTGATTTCAAGTCGACCAAGGGCGGTGACAACGGATGTCATCTTCGTTTTAACGACTACCGACGGTTTGGTCGCTTGCGACTGTTCCCAAGTGACGAACTGGACCAACAACCCGGTCTGGCCAAGCTGGGACCGGAACCGTCAGAGATTACCTCGGATGATTTCGTTAAGCTCTGCAAGCGTCGTCCGCGCATGTTCAAACCGGCGTTGCTGGATCAGACATTCATCGCCGGTCTGGGCAACATCTATGCCGACGAATCTTTGTATCACGCTCGTATCCATCCCAGACGGATGACCAACTCACCGTCGCCGAAAAAACTGATCGAACTACATGGTCATATTCAACGCTTGCTGGCCAAAGCAATTCGGCTGATGGGCAGTTCGGTCGACAGTTATGTCGGTGTCAACGGCTCCAGCGGGTCGTTCCAGAAGTATCTGCGCGCCTACAATAACGAAGGCCGGCCGTGCGGACGTTGCGGTGGCAGGATCGTACGTGAAAAAATCGGTTCACGCTCGGCCCACTACTGCCCGCGCTGCCAGCGATTGTGA